From the Synechococcus sp. HK01-R genome, one window contains:
- a CDS encoding heme-copper oxidase subunit III, which produces MTTANPDLPHNHQPGHIKHDGHNLTGFIIFLCSESIIFLAFFSGFALLKLTAPEWLPEGVEGLETKLPLINTIILVSSSFVAYVAERCLHKENLWGFRGFWLLTMAMGSYFVYGQYVEWSELPFSLSSGVFGGTFYLLTGFHGLHVITGILLMGLMLARSFRPNNYAKGEMGVTSVSLFWHFVDVIWIILYLLIYVWQRSS; this is translated from the coding sequence ATGACCACCGCCAATCCAGATCTACCGCATAATCACCAGCCAGGCCATATCAAGCATGACGGCCACAATCTCACTGGTTTCATCATCTTTCTCTGCTCAGAAAGCATCATTTTTCTGGCCTTCTTCAGCGGCTTTGCCCTGTTGAAACTGACGGCACCGGAATGGTTGCCCGAGGGAGTGGAGGGACTGGAAACCAAGCTGCCATTGATCAACACGATCATCCTGGTGAGCTCCAGCTTCGTGGCCTACGTCGCGGAGCGCTGTCTGCATAAAGAAAACCTCTGGGGATTCCGGGGTTTCTGGCTGCTGACCATGGCCATGGGCAGCTACTTCGTGTATGGGCAGTACGTGGAATGGTCAGAACTTCCCTTCAGCCTGAGCAGCGGTGTGTTCGGCGGAACCTTTTATCTGCTCACTGGATTCCACGGATTGCATGTGATCACAGGCATTCTGCTGATGGGTCTGATGCTCGCCCGCTCCTTCCGACCCAACAACTATGCGAAGGGGGAGATGGGAGTCACATCCGTGAGCCTCTTCTGGCACTTCGTGGATGTCATCTGGATCATCCTCTACCTCTTGATCTACGTCTGGCAGCGCAGCAGCTGA
- a CDS encoding GMC oxidoreductase translates to MIIDDRHYDFIVIGSGAGGGTLAGALTRLGHTVLVLERGGAMALEDQNVADVDLFRKDRYHPRNERWFGPDGDPFAPQTTYALGGNTKIWGAALERMREKDFGELPLQEGVSAAWPFDYNALAPYYDKAETLYRVHGKAGIDPTEPNRSGPYAHAPKPLIPFLEPLREGLRRQGCQPYDLPLSWSEDREDPSGDAELFGLNEADSTKLEVRNQAKVTRLHVNPSGRAVKGVEAEVAGERWLFSADIVVLAAGAINSSAILLRSANHHHPRGLSNGSDQVGRNLMNLQLTSILQLAAEPNSGRYARSLGINDYYWGDKNVSFPLGHIQSAGGVLQDALFAESPPVLSLVSKLLPDFGLERLASRSVAWWAMTEVLPDPHNKVWLNNDQIRINYLHNNREAHDRLVYRWIDTLKAVESDPITRVVSTAPTHPRGEAPLSVVGYACGTCRMGEDPAASVVDADGRSHELDNLYLGDTSVFPSCPSVGPGLTTIALALRLADTLHQRVSR, encoded by the coding sequence ATGATCATCGACGATCGCCATTACGACTTCATCGTCATCGGCAGCGGCGCCGGTGGCGGAACCCTGGCCGGAGCTCTGACCCGCCTGGGCCACACGGTGCTGGTGCTGGAGCGTGGCGGAGCCATGGCGCTCGAAGACCAGAACGTTGCCGATGTGGATCTGTTCCGCAAGGACCGTTACCACCCGAGGAATGAACGTTGGTTTGGGCCGGATGGTGATCCCTTCGCCCCGCAGACCACCTATGCCCTGGGCGGCAACACCAAGATCTGGGGGGCAGCACTCGAGCGGATGCGCGAGAAAGACTTCGGCGAACTCCCACTGCAGGAAGGGGTCTCTGCGGCATGGCCTTTCGATTACAACGCCCTCGCGCCTTACTACGACAAAGCTGAGACGCTGTATCGGGTGCATGGCAAAGCCGGCATCGACCCGACCGAACCCAACCGCTCGGGCCCCTACGCCCATGCCCCGAAACCGCTGATTCCATTCCTTGAGCCCCTGCGCGAAGGACTGCGACGGCAGGGATGCCAGCCCTACGACCTTCCCCTGAGCTGGTCCGAAGATCGGGAGGATCCCAGTGGCGATGCTGAGCTCTTCGGTCTCAATGAGGCGGACAGCACCAAGCTCGAGGTGCGCAACCAGGCCAAGGTCACGCGCCTGCATGTGAATCCAAGCGGCCGAGCCGTGAAAGGCGTCGAAGCAGAGGTCGCCGGAGAGAGGTGGCTGTTCAGCGCTGACATCGTGGTGCTGGCCGCCGGTGCGATCAACTCCTCCGCGATCCTGCTGCGCTCGGCCAACCACCACCACCCTCGCGGTCTGAGCAATGGTTCCGATCAGGTGGGGCGCAACCTGATGAATCTGCAGCTCACCTCAATCCTGCAGCTGGCTGCGGAACCCAACAGCGGACGCTATGCGCGCTCCCTAGGCATCAACGACTACTACTGGGGAGACAAAAACGTCAGTTTCCCCCTCGGACACATCCAGAGCGCAGGTGGTGTGCTTCAGGATGCGCTGTTCGCCGAATCCCCCCCGGTGCTGTCTTTGGTGAGCAAACTGCTGCCCGATTTCGGCCTGGAAAGACTCGCTTCGCGCTCGGTGGCCTGGTGGGCCATGACCGAAGTTCTGCCGGATCCCCACAACAAGGTGTGGCTGAACAACGACCAGATCAGGATCAACTACCTGCATAACAACCGTGAGGCCCACGATCGGCTGGTATACCGCTGGATCGATACGCTGAAGGCGGTGGAGAGCGATCCAATCACTCGCGTGGTGAGCACAGCGCCGACTCACCCCCGCGGGGAAGCACCACTCAGCGTGGTGGGCTACGCCTGCGGAACCTGCCGCATGGGAGAAGACCCCGCCGCCTCCGTGGTCGATGCCGACGGCCGCAGCCATGAACTCGACAACCTCTATCTCGGCGACACCAGTGTCTTCCCGAGTTGCCCCAGCGTTGGACCAGGCCTAACCACCATCGCCCTGGCCTTGAGGTTGGCGGACACCCTGCATCAAAGGGTGAGCAGGTAA
- a CDS encoding class I SAM-dependent methyltransferase: MDVLYWDQRYREEGFAYGDQPNDFLREQAAELPVGDAFCLAEGEGRNAVHLAALGHHVTAQDLSAVGLDKAQALAESRGLSLKTQQGDLADWRPEPGSVDLVVAIWMHLPPPLRAQVLAASVCALRPGGVLLLEAYTPRQLGLGSGGPPSLDLLVEPDQLERELSGLRLEILRERRRLIREGRYHQGESAVVQLRGRKI, from the coding sequence ATGGACGTCTTGTATTGGGATCAGCGCTACCGGGAGGAGGGGTTTGCCTATGGCGACCAGCCCAACGACTTCCTGCGCGAACAGGCCGCGGAGCTTCCGGTAGGGGATGCGTTTTGCCTGGCAGAAGGTGAGGGGCGTAACGCCGTGCACCTGGCGGCGCTCGGTCATCACGTGACAGCTCAGGATTTGAGTGCTGTGGGGCTCGACAAAGCTCAGGCCCTGGCGGAGTCCAGGGGGCTGTCCCTGAAGACCCAGCAAGGTGACCTTGCCGACTGGCGGCCTGAGCCGGGGAGCGTGGATCTTGTGGTGGCGATCTGGATGCATCTGCCGCCACCCCTGCGAGCACAGGTGCTGGCGGCCTCGGTCTGCGCGCTGCGCCCTGGCGGTGTGTTGTTGCTGGAGGCTTACACCCCAAGGCAGCTGGGGCTTGGAAGCGGTGGTCCCCCATCGCTGGACTTGCTGGTGGAACCCGATCAGCTGGAGCGTGAGTTGTCTGGACTGCGGCTCGAGATCCTGCGGGAGCGTCGCCGCTTGATCAGGGAAGGGCGTTATCACCAGGGAGAGAGCGCTGTTGTGCAGCTGCGAGGCCGGAAAATCTGA
- a CDS encoding cytochrome c oxidase subunit II, with product MTTSTPKGRGGLPVRLVAVILICTLIDALLSYQVSRWAYGWLPIPASTAAPYVDGLFSLEVGIGSFIFIGCVGFILWSVIVNRAEKYDESDGLPIEGNTRLEITWTVIPFVIVMALAFYSIDVNEKLAALGPKVKYDVEGGLGPETSLVVDPHKDYGPIQVIARQWSWEFIYPNGVRSSELHLPINQRANFELSSLDVIHGFFIPAFRLKQDIVPGSVISYSITPTREGRYRLRDSQFSGAYFSHNQTDVIVDSEDDFESWLSTSSAQPLVAGLSPGTELYAQRLAQGDRGWATVPPAPPPMVNDPGNPNAPHDA from the coding sequence ATGACGACCAGCACACCCAAGGGGCGTGGCGGACTGCCAGTCCGTCTCGTGGCAGTGATCCTGATCTGCACGTTGATCGATGCTCTGCTCAGCTATCAGGTTTCCCGCTGGGCCTATGGCTGGTTACCTATTCCGGCCTCGACTGCAGCTCCTTATGTGGATGGGCTGTTCAGCCTTGAGGTGGGGATTGGCAGCTTCATCTTCATCGGTTGCGTGGGTTTCATCCTCTGGTCGGTCATTGTCAACAGGGCCGAAAAATATGACGAAAGCGATGGCCTACCGATCGAGGGCAACACGCGCCTGGAGATCACTTGGACAGTGATCCCTTTCGTGATCGTGATGGCACTCGCCTTCTATTCGATCGATGTCAATGAGAAGCTCGCGGCTCTCGGCCCCAAAGTGAAATACGACGTGGAAGGTGGCCTCGGTCCGGAAACATCCCTTGTGGTCGATCCCCACAAGGACTATGGCCCCATCCAGGTGATCGCCCGTCAGTGGAGCTGGGAGTTCATCTACCCGAACGGCGTTCGCAGTTCCGAACTGCATCTGCCGATCAATCAGAGAGCCAACTTCGAGCTCAGCAGCCTGGATGTGATCCACGGCTTCTTCATTCCCGCCTTCCGCCTCAAGCAGGACATCGTTCCAGGCAGTGTGATTTCTTACAGCATCACGCCGACCCGCGAGGGACGTTACCGGCTCCGCGATTCACAGTTCAGCGGTGCCTATTTCTCGCACAACCAGACCGATGTGATCGTCGACAGCGAGGACGACTTCGAATCCTGGCTCTCCACCAGCTCCGCCCAGCCTCTGGTGGCTGGTTTGAGCCCGGGCACAGAGCTTTATGCCCAGCGACTGGCCCAAGGAGACCGGGGCTGGGCAACGGTTCCCCCAGCTCCACCACCGATGGTCAATGACCCCGGCAACCCCAACGCGCCTCACGACGCCTGA
- a CDS encoding MotA/TolQ/ExbB proton channel family protein, whose protein sequence is MAVVLSADSLRQAGLLIVPLLLLSIAVVAVAVDRILFWWQWRQRQDQRLDGWLAELDSCRPSQQSLHQDLLVRRLERSLSRWDPLLDLALVLGPLLGLLTTVVGLMRLLQALGPDLVLPARSADLLAAYGQVLSGTVLGLLIALVALLVQRLTRMQRQAVIGRFEEACLLRRAQLV, encoded by the coding sequence ATGGCAGTTGTGCTGAGCGCTGACTCCCTCCGCCAGGCAGGTCTGTTGATCGTGCCCCTGTTGTTGCTTTCGATCGCCGTAGTGGCCGTGGCGGTCGACCGGATTCTGTTCTGGTGGCAATGGCGTCAACGGCAGGATCAGCGGCTGGATGGATGGCTCGCCGAGCTCGACAGTTGTCGTCCATCTCAGCAGTCTCTCCACCAGGACCTGCTGGTGCGTCGCCTGGAGCGCTCCCTGTCCCGTTGGGATCCGCTCCTGGATCTCGCCCTGGTGCTGGGTCCCCTCCTTGGTCTTCTGACCACGGTGGTGGGCCTCATGCGTCTGCTCCAAGCCCTAGGCCCCGACTTGGTGCTCCCCGCCCGCAGTGCTGATCTGCTCGCTGCCTATGGCCAGGTTCTGTCGGGGACCGTGTTGGGTCTGCTGATTGCTTTGGTCGCCCTGCTCGTGCAAAGGCTCACCCGGATGCAGCGCCAGGCGGTTATCGGCCGCTTCGAAGAGGCCTGTTTGCTGCGACGCGCGCAGCTTGTCTGA
- a CDS encoding cbb3-type cytochrome c oxidase subunit I, whose translation MTTTKYDLRVLKAPHPVPGAPDNWKRFFTFNTDAKVIGLQYMGLSLFFLLVGGLLAMVMRGELITPPSDLVDPTVYNGLYTMHGTVMLFLFLFPVLNGFNNLLIPTMIGAPDMAFPKVNAAAFWLVPVFAVVLLASFFVPGGPASAGWWSYPPISIQNPLGHLINGEFLWILAVALSGISSIMGAINFVTTIIRMRAPGMGFFRMPVFVWTAWAAQTLQLVGLPALTGGAIMLLFDLSFGTSFFRPEGGGDPVLYQHFFWFYSHPAVYVMVLPVFGIFSELITVYSRKPLFGYKFVAIASFIITFLGLIVWVHHMFYSGTPQWMRNLFMVTTMLIAVPTGVKVFAWLGTLWGGKIRLTTPMLFVLGGLVNFILGGITGIMLGTAPIDIHVGNTYFVVAHFHYIIFNTIGFGIFAGIYHWFPKFTGRMYYEGLGKVHFTLTFIGATLNWLPLHWAGLYGMPRRVASYDPEFALWNVIASIGAFMLGVASIPFILNIVSSWARGAKASANPWNAIGLEWLLPSPPPAENFEDDVPTVISEPYGYGLGKPLVQDEDYYIRRAQEA comes from the coding sequence ATGACCACCACAAAGTACGACCTCCGTGTTCTGAAGGCGCCCCATCCAGTGCCGGGAGCTCCTGACAACTGGAAGCGGTTCTTTACGTTCAATACAGACGCCAAAGTGATCGGGCTCCAGTACATGGGCCTGTCGCTGTTCTTCCTGCTGGTTGGCGGCCTGTTGGCGATGGTGATGCGCGGCGAGCTGATCACACCACCATCGGACCTTGTAGACCCAACCGTTTACAACGGTCTCTACACGATGCACGGAACAGTGATGCTGTTCCTGTTTCTCTTTCCGGTTCTCAACGGTTTCAACAATCTGTTGATCCCCACGATGATCGGAGCACCAGACATGGCATTCCCGAAGGTGAATGCTGCGGCCTTCTGGCTCGTGCCGGTGTTCGCCGTTGTGCTTTTAGCAAGCTTTTTCGTTCCAGGCGGTCCAGCATCTGCCGGCTGGTGGTCTTATCCACCAATCAGCATTCAGAACCCACTGGGGCATCTCATTAACGGAGAGTTCCTGTGGATCCTGGCGGTGGCCCTTTCCGGAATCTCCTCCATCATGGGCGCGATTAATTTCGTGACCACCATCATCCGCATGCGGGCTCCTGGCATGGGTTTTTTCCGCATGCCTGTGTTTGTTTGGACCGCATGGGCTGCCCAGACCCTGCAGCTGGTCGGCCTGCCCGCTCTGACCGGCGGCGCAATCATGCTCCTGTTTGATCTGAGCTTCGGCACCAGCTTCTTCCGCCCTGAAGGTGGCGGTGATCCAGTGCTCTATCAGCACTTTTTCTGGTTCTATTCGCACCCGGCCGTTTATGTGATGGTTCTGCCGGTGTTCGGAATTTTCTCCGAGCTGATCACGGTCTATTCACGCAAGCCCTTGTTCGGCTACAAGTTCGTGGCGATCGCCTCATTCATCATCACTTTTCTGGGCTTGATTGTGTGGGTGCATCACATGTTCTATTCAGGAACTCCTCAGTGGATGCGCAATCTCTTCATGGTGACCACGATGTTGATCGCCGTCCCTACAGGAGTGAAGGTCTTCGCCTGGCTTGGCACCCTCTGGGGCGGCAAGATCCGACTCACCACTCCGATGCTATTCGTGCTGGGGGGCCTGGTGAATTTCATCCTCGGCGGGATCACCGGCATCATGCTTGGCACCGCACCGATTGATATCCATGTGGGCAATACCTATTTCGTGGTAGCCCACTTCCACTACATCATCTTCAACACCATTGGGTTCGGCATCTTCGCTGGTATCTATCACTGGTTCCCCAAGTTCACCGGCAGGATGTATTACGAAGGCTTGGGCAAGGTGCACTTCACCCTGACCTTTATTGGTGCCACCCTCAACTGGCTGCCCCTGCACTGGGCAGGACTCTATGGAATGCCCCGCCGGGTGGCCTCCTACGACCCGGAGTTCGCTCTCTGGAATGTGATCGCCAGCATCGGGGCCTTCATGCTTGGCGTGGCCTCGATTCCCTTCATCCTCAACATCGTGAGCTCCTGGGCCCGCGGTGCCAAGGCATCCGCCAATCCTTGGAATGCCATCGGTCTTGAGTGGCTTTTGCCTTCGCCACCTCCGGCCGAAAACTTCGAAGACGATGTGCCCACCGTCATCAGTGAGCCCTATGGCTACGGCCTGGGCAAACCCCTCGTGCAGGACGAGGACTACTACATCCGCCGCGCCCAGGAGGCCTGA
- a CDS encoding rhodanese-like domain-containing protein — MVAAPLLLSAAGGTSLLLRQLFDAETGTFTYLLVDVPSTKGVLIDPVFERHERDLALLRELGVHLVACLDTHAHADHVTGSWLMHEATGSDIGLATVARAVHVTLPLGHGDRVAFGARALEVRATPGHTDGCLTYVLDDLSAAFTGDALLIRGCGRSDFQQGDARTLYRSITEQILSLPDQCLLYPGHDYSGRQVTSVAEERALNARLGGGADERDFVIHMDSLKLPHPHRIAQALPANLRSGRPRIDGPDQPAWAPLKRSYSGLPELEPEWVADHLAELTILDVRNADEAKGPDGALPGSRNIPLPELAEHLDRLDPEAATVVFCHAGSRSALATQQLVKAGFKKVANLRGGLQDWYRKGLPMPEPLSV, encoded by the coding sequence ATGGTTGCTGCTCCGCTGCTCCTCAGCGCCGCTGGAGGGACCTCGCTGCTTCTGCGCCAGTTGTTCGATGCAGAGACCGGCACCTTCACCTACCTCTTGGTGGATGTCCCCTCGACCAAGGGTGTGCTGATCGACCCTGTGTTCGAGCGCCATGAGCGTGATCTGGCTCTCCTGCGAGAGCTTGGCGTTCACCTTGTCGCCTGCCTGGATACCCATGCCCACGCCGACCATGTCACGGGCAGTTGGTTGATGCATGAGGCCACGGGTTCAGACATCGGCCTGGCCACGGTTGCTCGGGCTGTCCATGTCACCCTTCCGCTGGGCCATGGCGATCGGGTCGCCTTCGGTGCTCGGGCCCTGGAGGTGCGTGCCACTCCAGGACATACCGACGGTTGTCTCACCTATGTGCTCGACGATCTCAGTGCGGCCTTCACCGGAGACGCTCTCCTGATCAGAGGTTGCGGCCGCTCCGATTTCCAGCAGGGAGATGCGCGCACGCTCTACCGCTCGATCACCGAGCAGATCCTCTCCCTGCCCGATCAGTGCCTTCTCTATCCCGGCCACGACTACAGCGGTCGTCAGGTGACCAGCGTTGCCGAGGAGCGTGCCCTCAACGCCCGTCTGGGTGGTGGGGCCGATGAGCGGGATTTCGTGATTCACATGGACTCACTCAAGCTTCCCCACCCCCATCGCATCGCCCAGGCCCTGCCGGCGAATCTGCGCAGTGGCCGCCCCCGGATCGATGGGCCGGACCAACCCGCCTGGGCACCGTTGAAGCGCAGCTACTCCGGCCTGCCGGAGCTGGAGCCCGAGTGGGTCGCCGACCATCTCGCCGAGCTCACGATTCTCGACGTTCGCAACGCCGATGAAGCCAAGGGGCCGGATGGCGCGCTGCCTGGCAGCCGCAACATCCCTCTGCCCGAGCTGGCGGAGCATCTCGATCGGCTCGATCCGGAGGCTGCCACCGTGGTGTTCTGCCATGCCGGTAGCCGTTCCGCCCTGGCGACCCAGCAGTTGGTCAAGGCTGGTTTCAAGAAGGTCGCCAACCTGCGCGGCGGACTTCAGGACTGGTATCGCAAAGGGCTGCCCATGCCCGAACCCCTGAGCGTCTGA
- a CDS encoding sulfite exporter TauE/SafE family protein produces MIALLLLGGGVIGFLLAVLGAGGSILLLPILVTGAGLSTRDAVPLSLVVVTLLAIANLLPYLRRRLVAPRPALLLGVPALVGAWIGGTMVKAGWIAEPVQLAVFAVAALLAAWLMLSRQKRSDRADDEPAVAAATVRAPALMLQGVLVGLLTGIAGVGGGFAIVPALVLLAGLPMQLASGTSLVLIALNSLVALGALGHWPAERLPLVIPLLIGGAAGGLLGQALAPHLKDRQLRIGFAVLLVSAALLTGWEGLRRQRAPVKQVSNSTVQWPSLGSA; encoded by the coding sequence GTGATCGCGCTGCTGCTTCTCGGCGGTGGTGTGATCGGTTTTCTGTTGGCGGTGCTCGGTGCCGGTGGCTCGATCCTGCTGCTTCCCATCCTCGTGACGGGAGCCGGCCTCTCCACCCGCGATGCGGTTCCTCTCTCGCTGGTGGTGGTGACCCTGCTGGCGATCGCCAACCTGCTGCCCTACCTGCGCCGTCGCCTCGTCGCGCCCCGTCCGGCCCTGCTCCTGGGGGTGCCTGCCCTGGTGGGGGCCTGGATCGGAGGCACGATGGTGAAGGCCGGCTGGATCGCCGAACCGGTGCAGCTGGCTGTGTTTGCCGTCGCGGCCCTGCTGGCGGCCTGGTTGATGCTGAGTCGCCAGAAGCGATCGGATCGAGCGGACGACGAGCCTGCGGTTGCCGCTGCCACGGTGCGAGCACCGGCCCTGATGCTGCAGGGGGTGTTGGTGGGCTTGCTGACGGGCATTGCAGGCGTTGGTGGCGGCTTTGCGATCGTGCCCGCCCTTGTGCTTTTGGCCGGCCTGCCGATGCAGCTGGCGAGCGGCACCAGCCTGGTGCTGATTGCCCTGAACAGTCTGGTGGCCCTCGGTGCCCTGGGTCACTGGCCTGCCGAACGCTTACCCCTCGTGATCCCCCTCTTGATCGGCGGTGCTGCGGGGGGGCTGCTCGGCCAGGCCCTGGCGCCCCATCTCAAGGACCGCCAGCTCCGCATCGGCTTCGCTGTCCTGCTGGTGTCTGCGGCCTTGCTCACGGGATGGGAGGGGTTGCGGCGTCAACGCGCTCCTGTCAAGCAAGTGAGCAACAGCACCGTTCAGTGGCCCTCTTTAGGGTCTGCATGA
- a CDS encoding rhodanese-like domain-containing protein: MTSTTPLRLSPHELQDRLRQGRVSVIDVREPMEYVGGHIAGSRNVPLGQLTQAPLPSAPVVLVCQSGARSERGMAALRAKGFGEGLADLEGGMLAWQQAGLPVEKRKGAPLPLMRQVQIVAGGLVLAGVLLSVLVAPGWIWLSGFVGAGLMFAGISGFCGMARLLAAMPWNQVRP; encoded by the coding sequence ATGACCAGCACCACTCCCTTGCGTCTCAGTCCCCACGAATTGCAGGACCGTTTGCGCCAGGGTCGCGTCAGCGTGATCGACGTACGTGAACCGATGGAATACGTCGGCGGCCACATCGCCGGCAGCCGCAATGTGCCCCTCGGTCAGCTCACCCAGGCGCCACTTCCCTCCGCCCCTGTAGTGCTGGTGTGCCAGAGCGGTGCCCGCAGTGAGCGGGGGATGGCGGCTCTGCGCGCCAAGGGCTTCGGCGAAGGTCTCGCGGATCTGGAGGGCGGCATGCTGGCTTGGCAGCAGGCCGGTCTTCCCGTGGAGAAGCGCAAGGGGGCGCCGTTGCCCCTGATGCGTCAGGTGCAGATCGTGGCCGGTGGCCTGGTGCTCGCTGGCGTGCTCCTCTCGGTGCTGGTGGCACCGGGCTGGATCTGGCTCAGTGGCTTTGTCGGTGCCGGCTTGATGTTTGCCGGCATCAGTGGTTTCTGCGGGATGGCCCGACTGCTGGCTGCCATGCCCTGGAATCAGGTGCGCCCGTGA